Proteins from one Deinococcus aestuarii genomic window:
- the iolC gene encoding 5-dehydro-2-deoxygluconokinase, translating to MTDPPQPPTPALITIGRSSIDLYSQDVGKPLPEVRTIGAYLGGSPLNIAVGASRLGVDAALVTAVGDDQVGDFILAGLEREGVSTDYIPRKAGTRTSAVILAMQPPDRFPITFYRDNAADIQISIDDMQGVPIEGARALVVNGTALSKEPSRSAVLSACERARAAGVPVYLDLDFRANQWHDPRAFGLTIRALLPNVDVVVGTEEEINAAMLRDPADITIRHNQMTAPEIRGDVAANTAALLSRVPTVVVKEGERGCTVHRAGEEALSVPGFPVEVVSVLGAGDAFAAGLITGRLRGWDWFRSARLGNACGAIVVNRIGCADFTPTQAEVDAFALEKGGWECPTSPTLAR from the coding sequence ATGACCGATCCCCCCCAACCCCCAACTCCTGCCCTCATCACCATTGGGCGCAGTTCCATCGACCTGTACTCGCAGGACGTGGGCAAGCCCCTCCCCGAAGTCCGCACCATCGGCGCCTACCTGGGCGGCAGTCCCCTCAACATCGCCGTCGGAGCCTCGCGGCTGGGCGTGGACGCGGCCCTCGTCACCGCTGTTGGGGACGATCAGGTGGGCGACTTCATCCTCGCGGGGCTGGAGCGCGAGGGAGTGAGTACCGACTACATCCCGCGCAAGGCGGGCACGCGGACAAGCGCCGTCATCCTCGCCATGCAGCCGCCCGACCGCTTTCCCATCACCTTCTACCGGGACAACGCGGCGGACATCCAGATCAGCATTGACGATATGCAGGGTGTCCCCATCGAGGGGGCGCGGGCGCTCGTCGTCAACGGGACAGCGCTGTCCAAGGAGCCCAGCCGCAGCGCCGTCCTCTCGGCGTGCGAGCGGGCGCGCGCGGCGGGCGTGCCGGTGTACCTCGACCTCGACTTCCGGGCGAATCAGTGGCACGACCCGCGCGCCTTCGGGCTGACCATCCGGGCGCTGCTGCCCAACGTGGACGTGGTGGTCGGCACGGAAGAAGAAATCAACGCGGCGATGCTGCGTGATCCCGCCGACATCACCATCCGCCACAACCAGATGACGGCTCCCGAGATTCGCGGGGACGTGGCGGCGAACACGGCGGCCCTGCTGTCCCGCGTGCCCACCGTCGTCGTGAAGGAGGGCGAGCGCGGCTGCACCGTCCACCGGGCGGGAGAGGAGGCGCTCAGCGTCCCCGGCTTCCCCGTCGAGGTCGTCAGCGTCCTTGGGGCGGGGGACGCCTTCGCCGCCGGGCTGATCACGGGGCGGCTGCGGGGCTGGGACTGGTTCCGCAGCGCGCGGCTGGGGAACGCCTGCGGGGCCATCGTCGTCAACCGGATCGGCTGTGCAGACTTCACGCCCACCCAGGCCGAGGTGGACGCTTTCGCCCTGGAGAAGGGAGGTTGGGAATGCCCTACGTCACCGACGCTCGCCCGCTGA
- a CDS encoding CoA-acylating methylmalonate-semialdehyde dehydrogenase: MTQTQTRLQNFVGGQWEPSRSSEAQPVINPATAQTLADVPLTTAQEVDRAVQAAQAAFREWSEVPVGDRIQPLFRLKALVEENIEDLARTITDECGKTRAESIGEIRRGIENIEVASGIPMLMQGVNNENIARGIDEHMFRQPLGVVAAITPFNFPAMIPLWFLPYAVATGNAFILKPSERVPLTSTKLFELIEKAGFPKGVLSLVNGGKDVVNALLDHPQVRAISFVGSTPVARYIYERGAKNGKRVQAQGGAKNPAVILPDADMEMTATILADSAFGCAGQRCLATSVAITVGDARKDFTDLMVDIAQSRRVGYGFDDGVQMGPVINEGSKERIEGLIAKGEQEGARAIVDGRGAKVPGYEGGYFVGPTLLDDVPPQGEIARTEIFGPVLSMMHAATVDEAVKLVNERAFGNQASLFTSSGAAARKFRHEARAGNIGINIGVAAPIAYFPFSGWGDSFFGDLHAQGRHGVEFYTETKVVVERWPREWSRTF, from the coding sequence ATGACCCAGACGCAGACCCGGCTCCAGAACTTCGTGGGCGGCCAGTGGGAACCCTCGCGCTCCAGCGAGGCGCAACCCGTCATCAATCCCGCCACCGCCCAGACCCTCGCGGACGTGCCGCTGACCACCGCGCAGGAGGTGGACCGCGCGGTTCAAGCCGCCCAGGCCGCCTTCCGCGAGTGGAGCGAGGTGCCCGTCGGCGACCGCATCCAGCCCCTCTTCCGGCTCAAGGCGCTGGTCGAGGAGAACATCGAGGACCTCGCCCGCACGATCACCGACGAGTGCGGCAAGACCCGCGCGGAGAGCATCGGCGAGATTCGGCGCGGCATCGAGAACATTGAGGTGGCGAGCGGCATCCCCATGCTGATGCAGGGGGTGAACAACGAGAACATCGCCCGCGGCATCGACGAGCACATGTTCCGCCAACCCCTCGGGGTGGTCGCGGCGATCACGCCCTTCAACTTCCCGGCGATGATCCCGCTGTGGTTCCTGCCGTACGCGGTAGCGACCGGCAACGCCTTCATCCTCAAGCCGAGCGAGCGGGTGCCGCTGACGAGTACGAAGCTGTTCGAGCTGATCGAGAAGGCGGGCTTTCCCAAGGGCGTCCTCTCCCTCGTGAACGGCGGCAAGGACGTGGTGAATGCCCTGCTCGACCACCCGCAGGTGCGCGCGATCAGCTTCGTGGGCTCCACCCCCGTCGCCCGCTACATCTACGAGCGCGGGGCGAAGAACGGCAAGCGCGTGCAGGCGCAGGGCGGCGCGAAGAACCCGGCGGTCATCCTCCCCGACGCGGACATGGAAATGACGGCGACCATCCTGGCCGACAGCGCCTTCGGGTGTGCGGGCCAGCGGTGCCTGGCGACGAGCGTGGCGATCACGGTCGGTGACGCCCGCAAGGACTTCACCGACCTGATGGTGGACATTGCCCAGAGCCGCCGCGTCGGGTACGGCTTCGACGACGGCGTGCAGATGGGCCCGGTGATCAACGAGGGGAGCAAGGAGCGCATCGAGGGTCTGATCGCCAAGGGAGAACAGGAGGGCGCCCGCGCCATCGTGGACGGACGCGGGGCGAAGGTGCCCGGCTACGAGGGGGGCTACTTCGTGGGGCCGACCCTACTCGACGACGTGCCGCCGCAGGGCGAGATCGCCCGCACGGAAATCTTCGGCCCGGTGCTGAGCATGATGCACGCCGCGACGGTGGACGAGGCCGTCAAGCTCGTGAACGAGCGGGCCTTCGGCAACCAAGCGAGCTTATTTACGAGCAGCGGCGCGGCGGCCCGCAAGTTCCGGCATGAGGCGCGGGCGGGGAATATCGGTATCAACATCGGGGTGGCCGCGCCCATCGCCTACTTCCCCTTCTCGGGCTGGGGCGACTCCTTCTTCGGGGACCTGCACGCGCAGGGACGCCACGGGGTCGAGTTCTACACCGAGACGAAGGTCGTGGTGGAGCGGTGGCCGAGGGAGTGGAGCCGGACGTTCTGA